In Bacillus toyonensis BCT-7112, a single window of DNA contains:
- a CDS encoding ABC transporter ATP-binding protein, with product MSTNVVTVESVEKTYGKRNENQSKALRGVSLHIKEGEFVGIMGPSGSGKTTLLNVISTLDQATGGSVTIAGTNITSMKGNALSDFRSQKLGFIFQDFNLLENLSIYENIALPLSLQGVPSSEITGKVNEVAKKLGITEILTKYPTAVSGGQKQRTAAARALVHNPAIVLADEPTGALDSKNAKSLLEAMQDLHENHNVSILMVTHDAFSASYCERILFIQDGLLYKELNRQGTRENFYQDILGVLAHMGSAAESK from the coding sequence ATGTCAACAAATGTAGTTACTGTAGAAAGTGTAGAAAAAACGTATGGGAAAAGAAATGAGAATCAGTCAAAAGCATTAAGAGGCGTATCATTACATATTAAGGAAGGGGAATTCGTCGGGATCATGGGTCCTTCTGGATCTGGAAAAACGACTTTACTTAATGTGATTAGTACACTGGATCAAGCGACAGGTGGTAGTGTGACGATAGCTGGTACAAATATTACTTCTATGAAGGGGAATGCATTATCAGATTTTCGTTCTCAAAAATTAGGATTCATTTTTCAAGATTTTAACTTACTAGAAAACTTATCAATTTATGAAAATATTGCTTTGCCTCTTTCTTTGCAAGGTGTACCGTCAAGTGAGATTACAGGAAAAGTAAATGAGGTTGCGAAGAAATTAGGAATTACTGAAATTTTAACAAAATATCCGACTGCTGTTTCTGGTGGGCAAAAACAAAGAACAGCGGCAGCACGAGCTTTAGTACATAATCCGGCAATCGTATTAGCAGATGAACCAACAGGAGCACTTGATAGTAAAAATGCAAAAAGTTTATTAGAAGCAATGCAAGATTTACATGAAAATCACAATGTAAGTATTTTGATGGTTACACATGATGCGTTTAGTGCAAGTTACTGTGAGCGTATTTTATTCATTCAAGATGGTCTTCTTTATAAAGAATTAAATCGTCAAGGCACTCGAGAGAATTTCTATCAAGACATTTTAGGTGTGCTCGCTCATATGGGCTCAGCTGCTGAGTCTAAGTAG
- a CDS encoding FtsX-like permease family protein, translating to MLFKLSRHSMKKMLKDYMVLLIGLVISISIFYMFQTMAMNSEFTKDNSLISSIRLVFWVGAILLSFITVFYIIYANSFLLTLRRKELGMYMMLGAKKKKVAQLLFIETFGMGIVSIIIGILVGMLLASVAGNFLMNGMEISAKGSYASVYTPAILVTSIFFLILFFITGIMNSIRLLRKTELELIREDETLDEVKKSKTRIIIMTVLGVLLVSTGYYFMVNIRTYAELGFIIATIVTTLGTYFIFSSLLPFFVMKIKGNKKRNEMGLNSFTYAQLRFRVNSLSRVLGTVAMLIALGAGAMTAGMAFQKNVGIMTDFSRVYDVVIHDPNDQDTAALKEMEIVEESKYKYKVDGEAVYYLRDDLTEKPPLISDRFNMETLKEPARKRVAEPLTEPVYSALEAPEAVNKLPRMPKDWEDAVVREIQITHNQFNGKPVRIADEEHYKGIQGTEHTVTLAKVDDMKKYKPLLIEIDKRQKEQIEKTTGAKVDLFTKMTIYQFMNSFMSGTMFMGFFLGIAFLAMMASSLMFKILTGASRDVRRYEMLRKIGVRRSMLTKSIYKEISYLFIFPAIIGISHVLVGLNLFSFILVDPFVKVWVPIGIFLVIYFIYYWITVQLYKGMVMPKEEVAK from the coding sequence ATGTTATTTAAATTATCACGTCATAGTATGAAAAAGATGTTAAAAGATTATATGGTTTTACTGATTGGTCTCGTTATTAGTATTAGTATTTTCTATATGTTCCAAACGATGGCGATGAACAGTGAATTTACAAAAGATAATAGTCTCATTAGTAGTATTAGACTCGTCTTCTGGGTAGGTGCAATATTACTTTCTTTCATAACTGTATTTTATATTATATATGCCAATTCTTTTTTACTTACATTAAGAAGAAAAGAACTTGGTATGTATATGATGCTTGGAGCGAAAAAGAAAAAAGTAGCACAGTTATTATTTATTGAAACATTCGGTATGGGTATTGTCAGTATTATTATCGGTATTTTAGTAGGAATGTTACTTGCAAGTGTAGCAGGAAATTTTTTAATGAATGGCATGGAAATTTCAGCAAAAGGTAGTTACGCATCTGTATACACACCAGCTATTTTAGTTACATCTATTTTCTTCTTAATACTATTTTTCATTACGGGTATAATGAATAGCATTCGATTGTTACGTAAAACAGAACTAGAGTTAATTCGTGAAGATGAAACACTAGATGAAGTAAAGAAAAGTAAAACTCGCATTATTATAATGACAGTACTGGGTGTATTACTAGTAAGTACAGGGTATTATTTTATGGTAAATATAAGAACATATGCTGAACTTGGTTTTATAATAGCGACGATTGTTACAACACTTGGAACGTACTTTATTTTTAGTTCATTGCTCCCATTTTTTGTGATGAAAATTAAGGGAAATAAAAAACGAAATGAAATGGGCTTAAATAGTTTTACATATGCACAGTTACGCTTTCGAGTAAATAGTTTATCGAGAGTATTAGGAACTGTAGCGATGTTAATTGCATTAGGTGCAGGGGCAATGACAGCAGGTATGGCATTTCAAAAAAATGTAGGCATTATGACAGATTTCTCACGTGTATATGATGTCGTAATTCATGATCCAAATGATCAAGATACAGCAGCATTAAAGGAAATGGAAATAGTTGAAGAAAGCAAGTATAAGTATAAAGTAGATGGAGAAGCGGTGTATTACTTACGTGACGATTTAACTGAGAAACCGCCACTTATTTCCGACCGCTTTAATATGGAAACTTTAAAAGAGCCTGCGCGTAAACGGGTGGCTGAACCTTTAACTGAACCTGTATATTCTGCTTTGGAAGCTCCCGAAGCAGTGAATAAACTTCCTCGTATGCCAAAAGATTGGGAAGATGCGGTTGTAAGAGAAATACAAATTACACATAATCAATTTAACGGAAAGCCTGTAAGAATTGCTGATGAAGAGCATTATAAAGGAATTCAAGGAACAGAACATACTGTAACATTAGCAAAAGTAGATGATATGAAAAAATATAAACCATTATTGATCGAAATAGACAAGAGACAAAAAGAACAAATTGAAAAAACAACAGGTGCAAAAGTAGACTTATTTACGAAAATGACAATTTATCAGTTTATGAACAGTTTCATGAGTGGGACAATGTTTATGGGGTTTTTCCTCGGAATTGCCTTTCTAGCAATGATGGCAAGTTCGCTTATGTTCAAAATATTAACGGGTGCTTCTCGTGATGTACGACGTTATGAAATGTTACGAAAAATAGGTGTTAGACGTAGTATGCTGACAAAAAGTATTTATAAAGAAATTTCATATTTATTTATCTTCCCAGCAATCATTGGAATTTCCCACGTTTTAGTAGGGCTTAACTTATTCAGTTTTATTTTAGTTGACCCGTTTGTAAAAGTGTGGGTGCCAATAGGGATTTTCTTAGTCATTTATTTCATCTATTACTGGATAACTGTTCAACTTTATAAAGGGATGGTAATGCCGAAAGAAGAAGTAGCGAAATAG
- a CDS encoding ABC transporter permease subunit — translation MFIRIGKWCGVTCLQLFAALICILFLRALPRLFKGLQIDLIGFWDTVLFLGEKLLKPGEITYGFRNSRKLFPQIWIHYVETMFVFISAFILSLLIAYVIVVWVLQRSQSKQRIWNGVFVALESIPDILLILLSQLLVVIIFQKTGFMPVKHAGFGEDRARMLPIICLAIPTTLLFMKLLLLRFREELEKDYSIFAKSKGLSLRHVLTHHISRNVLLTTVYYAKTNILFMLSNLYIIEWLFNTYGMFVFLKENSKLEIFTVSLVILYVPLFILFRLLHTLLKNVIKERV, via the coding sequence ATGTTCATTCGAATTGGTAAGTGGTGTGGAGTTACATGTTTACAATTATTTGCGGCACTTATTTGTATCCTTTTTTTAAGGGCACTTCCGCGTTTATTTAAAGGACTGCAAATTGATTTAATCGGTTTTTGGGACACAGTTCTGTTTCTCGGGGAGAAGTTACTAAAACCGGGTGAAATTACGTATGGATTTCGGAACTCAAGAAAGTTATTTCCACAAATATGGATTCATTATGTAGAGACAATGTTTGTATTTATTTCGGCATTTATACTTTCTTTACTCATTGCGTATGTTATCGTTGTGTGGGTATTGCAGCGCTCTCAATCAAAGCAACGTATATGGAATGGAGTTTTCGTCGCACTTGAAAGTATCCCGGACATTTTATTAATTTTATTATCTCAACTTCTAGTAGTAATTATCTTTCAAAAAACAGGATTTATGCCAGTGAAACATGCGGGATTTGGTGAGGATAGAGCTCGTATGTTACCAATAATATGTCTTGCTATACCTACAACGTTATTATTTATGAAGCTACTATTATTACGTTTTAGAGAAGAATTAGAGAAAGATTATAGCATATTTGCAAAGAGTAAAGGACTGAGTTTAAGACATGTTTTGACGCACCATATTTCAAGAAATGTCTTGTTAACAACAGTCTATTATGCAAAAACAAATATTTTATTTATGTTATCAAATTTATATATTATTGAATGGCTATTTAATACGTACGGCATGTTTGTTTTTTTAAAAGAAAATTCCAAATTAGAAATATTTACAGTGAGTTTAGTTATATTATACGTACCGCTTTTTATACTATTTCGTTTATTACATACGCTTTTAAAAAATGTTATAAAGGAGCGTGTGTAA
- a CDS encoding ABC transporter permease subunit, with protein MWQVVKRDVRFWLGVTFLSVLMIVSIGNTVFFDGNIRELTMMYNEKGELEAAPFHLRVTFQIIVLACLAVPTVMLYTAQEVKRIKNEEFMLAATVLGGSKWQRLKRHVWPHMLPSFLLLVAQQFVSTLLLLLHLGLLELFFGGTIIFGIEADSVTKEWTGLIGQNFRHLTTHTWIVVIPILFYSMTILSGNLISNSMQDAIKLGNVRRPKGEKKKGKVEKQIQPTMNDFSFYREVQK; from the coding sequence ATGTGGCAAGTTGTAAAAAGAGATGTGAGATTTTGGCTAGGTGTTACTTTTTTGAGTGTATTAATGATTGTTAGTATTGGAAATACGGTGTTTTTTGACGGAAATATTCGTGAATTAACAATGATGTATAACGAAAAAGGAGAATTAGAGGCTGCTCCGTTTCACTTACGGGTTACGTTTCAAATTATAGTTCTTGCGTGCCTTGCTGTACCAACTGTTATGTTGTATACGGCGCAAGAAGTAAAGCGTATTAAGAATGAAGAATTTATGTTGGCTGCTACTGTGCTCGGAGGGAGTAAGTGGCAGCGGTTGAAACGCCATGTATGGCCACATATGTTACCATCATTTCTTTTATTAGTAGCCCAGCAATTTGTAAGCACCCTATTACTTCTCTTACATCTTGGTTTGTTAGAACTGTTTTTCGGCGGAACAATAATCTTTGGTATAGAGGCGGATAGTGTAACAAAAGAATGGACAGGATTAATTGGTCAAAACTTCCGTCATTTAACTACTCATACTTGGATCGTGGTCATACCAATTCTTTTTTATAGTATGACAATCTTATCTGGAAATTTGATTAGTAATAGTATGCAAGATGCAATTAAATTAGGAAATGTGAGAAGGCCAAAGGGGGAAAAGAAAAAAGGGAAAGTAGAGAAACAAATACAACCAACTATGAATGATTTTTCATTCTATAGAGAGGTACAAAAATAA
- a CDS encoding pyruvate oxidase has protein sequence MFGKTAGEALVDLLIEWGVEHIYGMPGDSINSIIEALRKKQDKIKFIQVRHEEAGALAAAAYAKLTGKLGVCMAIAGPGAIHLLNGLYDAKLDKAPVLAISGQVETDLLGTDFFQEVNLERLFDDVAVYNQRIMSAEQLPAVVNQAIRMAYTKKGVSVLTIPDDVPKFEVKNGARVTNTSFTLPELFPQKEDLDAAKLAINEATKPVILAGKGAKHARESLLAFAEHIGAPIVLTLPAKGIVPDEHPLCIGGLGLIGTKPSYEAMKHADTLIMVGTSYPFTGFLPEKAKTIHIDTDPAQIGKRYVTDIGLAGDADKTLKWLIENVEKHEDHSFLEDHQEMMKKWEEKLHGQEEDSSTPIKPQRVMHALQQVAEDDAILSVDVGNVTVWTARHFRMTNQQFIISSWLATLGCGLPGALAGKIAFPNKQVFAVCGDGGFGMTMNDFVTAVKYKLPIVVVVLNNNKIAMIKFEQEVMGNIEFGTDLTNPDFAKYAEACGGIGYRIEKLDELLPAFESAVKQNRPCIIDVVVDVNEAPMPAKITFGQAAGYTKHMIKELFEEGKIDLPPL, from the coding sequence ATGTTTGGGAAAACAGCTGGTGAAGCATTAGTTGATTTATTAATTGAATGGGGAGTAGAACATATATACGGTATGCCTGGAGATTCTATTAATTCTATAATTGAAGCTTTAAGAAAAAAACAAGATAAAATTAAATTCATTCAAGTTCGCCACGAAGAAGCTGGCGCATTAGCAGCGGCCGCTTATGCGAAATTAACAGGGAAACTCGGTGTTTGTATGGCAATCGCAGGACCTGGAGCTATTCATTTATTAAACGGTTTATATGATGCGAAACTCGATAAGGCTCCTGTGCTAGCAATTTCAGGACAGGTAGAAACCGATTTACTCGGAACGGATTTTTTCCAAGAAGTAAACTTAGAAAGATTGTTTGATGATGTTGCAGTGTATAACCAGCGCATTATGTCAGCGGAGCAACTACCTGCTGTAGTGAATCAAGCGATTCGTATGGCCTATACGAAAAAAGGTGTATCTGTTCTCACTATTCCGGATGACGTTCCGAAATTCGAAGTAAAAAATGGGGCTCGTGTTACAAACACTTCTTTTACATTGCCTGAGCTATTTCCGCAAAAAGAAGATTTAGATGCAGCGAAACTCGCAATAAATGAAGCGACAAAACCTGTTATTTTAGCAGGTAAAGGCGCAAAACATGCAAGAGAATCTTTACTTGCATTCGCAGAACATATCGGCGCTCCAATCGTACTTACATTGCCAGCTAAAGGAATTGTTCCTGATGAACACCCACTTTGCATCGGTGGATTAGGATTAATTGGAACGAAACCATCTTATGAAGCAATGAAACACGCGGATACTTTAATTATGGTGGGTACTTCTTATCCGTTCACTGGTTTCTTACCTGAAAAGGCAAAAACAATTCATATCGATACAGATCCTGCCCAAATCGGGAAGCGTTATGTGACAGATATCGGCTTAGCCGGTGATGCTGATAAAACATTAAAATGGTTAATTGAAAATGTAGAAAAACACGAGGACCATTCCTTCTTAGAGGATCATCAAGAAATGATGAAAAAGTGGGAAGAAAAATTACACGGTCAGGAAGAAGATTCCTCTACTCCAATTAAACCACAACGCGTTATGCATGCATTGCAGCAAGTAGCAGAAGATGACGCCATTCTTTCAGTTGATGTCGGAAATGTAACGGTCTGGACAGCAAGGCACTTCCGTATGACGAACCAGCAATTTATCATTTCAAGCTGGCTCGCAACACTTGGCTGCGGTTTACCTGGTGCACTTGCTGGAAAAATTGCGTTCCCGAATAAACAAGTATTTGCAGTTTGTGGTGACGGCGGATTTGGAATGACTATGAACGATTTTGTAACAGCTGTAAAATATAAACTACCAATCGTTGTCGTCGTATTGAACAATAATAAAATTGCCATGATTAAATTCGAACAAGAAGTTATGGGTAATATCGAATTCGGCACCGATTTAACGAATCCAGATTTCGCAAAATATGCAGAGGCGTGCGGCGGTATTGGCTACCGTATTGAGAAATTAGATGAACTACTACCTGCTTTCGAAAGTGCAGTAAAACAAAACAGGCCGTGTATTATTGATGTAGTTGTAGATGTAAACGAAGCACCAATGCCAGCAAAAATCACATTTGGTCAAGCAGCTGGTTATACGAAACATATGATAAAAGAATTATTTGAAGAAGGTAAAATTGATTTACCTCCACTTTAA
- a CDS encoding ZIP family metal transporter: protein MERLWIPMIVTFFSFGGLLLGGAVGVATRQLIEEKMHRLYALCGGILLGLLSLEIIPETFSSYEMIGPILGIAIGILVMSLLDNYCHHPMIHKKDQQAWQTFLFLSFAIFIHNIPSGFALGTAFINHADSAIPFLIAIVVHHIPEGLALIIPFLFTKHKYISFLLTTLLLSLILGTGTVFGILMEGKALHLQGLIMGSAIGSLGYVTIHEMLWKAKKQLSFLIFLMWATSGFLLITVFTLFAVHH, encoded by the coding sequence ATGGAGCGTTTATGGATTCCAATGATTGTAACATTTTTTTCGTTCGGTGGATTACTATTAGGAGGTGCTGTTGGAGTTGCAACACGTCAACTAATTGAAGAAAAGATGCATCGTTTATATGCATTATGTGGTGGTATTTTGCTTGGCCTTTTATCCCTTGAAATTATTCCTGAAACATTTTCAAGCTATGAAATGATTGGTCCTATACTTGGTATAGCTATCGGTATTTTAGTTATGAGCTTATTAGATAACTATTGTCACCATCCAATGATACATAAAAAGGATCAACAAGCATGGCAAACATTCCTGTTTCTCTCTTTCGCTATATTTATTCATAATATACCGAGTGGATTTGCGTTAGGCACAGCTTTTATTAATCATGCTGACTCAGCCATCCCCTTTTTAATAGCAATCGTCGTTCACCATATTCCAGAAGGATTAGCTTTAATTATCCCCTTTCTTTTTACAAAACATAAATATATTTCATTTCTATTAACAACTTTATTACTTTCTCTTATTCTCGGTACCGGTACGGTGTTTGGCATTTTAATGGAAGGAAAAGCTCTTCATTTACAAGGTCTCATTATGGGAAGCGCTATCGGTTCACTTGGTTATGTCACAATTCATGAAATGCTTTGGAAAGCTAAGAAACAGCTCTCTTTCCTTATATTTCTCATGTGGGCAACTAGTGGTTTTTTACTAATAACAGTGTTTACTTTATTCGCTGTTCATCATTAA
- a CDS encoding MBL fold metallo-hydrolase, which produces MQQIKKIGNSFWYMTPVSETDRPILGMVVGKEKTLMIDAGNSEEHAQLFLEMLKEQNVSSPDFVALTHWHWDHIFGLPVLQEALSIAHSETKKEMSTLVSYEWTDEALDTRVKEGTEIEFCAECIKKEFNEKARNIKIIPPTLTFQNQLELDLGEVTCVLKHVGGDHSHDSVVMYIKEEKILFLGDCIYADIFSSKWNYTTKRTVTLIDELEKFDAETYILSHGTAINREEFLKEIQLLKTVGTYTEAHKGDEEKIKAAYKQELDRELNEDELETITYFVNGYEMVSQ; this is translated from the coding sequence ATGCAGCAAATTAAAAAAATAGGAAACTCATTTTGGTATATGACACCTGTTTCTGAAACAGATAGACCTATATTAGGAATGGTCGTTGGAAAAGAAAAAACTTTAATGATTGATGCAGGGAATTCAGAAGAACATGCACAATTGTTTTTAGAAATGCTAAAAGAACAGAATGTATCGAGTCCTGATTTCGTAGCACTAACGCATTGGCACTGGGATCATATTTTTGGATTACCTGTACTACAAGAGGCATTGTCTATTGCACATTCTGAAACGAAAAAAGAGATGAGTACACTTGTTTCTTATGAATGGACAGATGAAGCGTTGGACACACGTGTAAAAGAGGGTACTGAAATTGAATTTTGTGCGGAGTGTATCAAAAAAGAGTTTAATGAAAAAGCGAGAAATATTAAAATTATTCCTCCAACTTTAACATTCCAGAATCAACTTGAATTAGATCTTGGTGAAGTGACATGTGTGCTAAAGCATGTGGGCGGAGATCATTCACATGACTCTGTTGTTATGTATATAAAAGAAGAAAAGATATTGTTTTTAGGAGACTGTATATATGCAGATATTTTTTCTTCGAAGTGGAACTATACGACGAAACGAACGGTTACATTAATAGATGAATTAGAAAAATTTGATGCTGAGACATATATTCTTTCTCATGGGACAGCTATAAATCGGGAGGAGTTTTTAAAAGAAATACAATTGCTAAAAACAGTAGGAACATACACAGAAGCTCATAAAGGCGATGAAGAGAAGATAAAGGCAGCGTATAAACAAGAGCTAGATAGAGAATTAAATGAAGATGAGTTAGAAACAATAACGTATTTTGTAAATGGTTATGAAATGGTTAGCCAGTAA
- a CDS encoding nucleoside hydrolase produces the protein MMKKVYFNHDGGVDDLISLFLLLQMGNVELTGVSVIPADCYLEPAMSASRKIIDRFGKGNIEVAASNSRGKNPFPKDWRMHAFYVDALPILNEYGKVATPAAAKPAHHHLIETLLQTEGKTTLLFTGPLTDLARALYEAPIIEDKIERLVWMGGTFRTAGNVHEPEHDGTAEWNSFWDPEAVDRVWEAKIEIDLVTLESTNQVPLTIDIREQWAKERKYIGVDFLGQCYAMVPPLVHFSTNSTYYLWDVLTAAFVGKADLAKVQTIKSIVHTYGPSQGRTVETDDGRPVNVVYNVNHNVFFNYITDLAKKAST, from the coding sequence ATGATGAAAAAGGTGTACTTCAATCATGATGGTGGTGTAGATGATCTAATTTCACTATTTTTATTACTCCAGATGGGTAATGTCGAACTTACAGGTGTTTCAGTTATCCCTGCAGATTGTTATTTAGAACCCGCAATGTCTGCAAGTCGTAAAATTATTGATCGCTTCGGCAAAGGTAATATCGAAGTAGCAGCGTCAAACTCTCGTGGAAAAAATCCATTTCCGAAAGACTGGCGAATGCATGCATTTTATGTAGATGCTTTACCCATTTTAAATGAGTATGGAAAAGTTGCAACACCTGCAGCAGCCAAACCTGCGCATCATCATTTAATAGAAACTCTTCTACAAACGGAAGGAAAAACAACTTTATTATTTACAGGGCCGCTAACTGACCTAGCCCGTGCATTATATGAGGCTCCTATAATCGAAGATAAAATTGAACGTCTCGTTTGGATGGGCGGTACATTTCGGACCGCAGGCAATGTACATGAGCCGGAACACGATGGAACGGCTGAGTGGAATTCGTTTTGGGACCCTGAAGCAGTAGATCGTGTATGGGAGGCGAAGATTGAAATCGACTTAGTAACACTAGAAAGTACAAATCAAGTTCCGTTAACAATAGACATCCGTGAACAGTGGGCAAAAGAGCGTAAATATATTGGTGTTGATTTCCTTGGTCAATGCTATGCGATGGTTCCTCCTCTCGTTCACTTTTCAACGAACTCTACTTACTATTTGTGGGATGTATTAACCGCTGCGTTTGTTGGGAAAGCTGACCTTGCAAAGGTACAAACGATTAAAAGTATTGTTCATACATACGGACCTAGCCAAGGGCGTACAGTGGAAACTGATGATGGGCGACCTGTAAATGTCGTTTATAATGTAAACCACAATGTTTTTTTCAACTATATAACTGACTTAGCAAAGAAAGCTTCCACTTGA
- a CDS encoding DUF2441 domain-containing protein, translating into MNEAEFYAYHIVTKKKMNIGQIIHFDNNQTNTLYHFFFEREHLNATGEDSIQILKSNYINNELHINNENAQVVMKYTDQTIRAVRETIVEMVRLQEYPEYPSRLSCLYASKSYEDALKWKALFDSYNRDVLQIVKLLVSGNSFESDGNLLPKEDGISFSRKIEQARDYWKGNSKSELPELLINGKIQVVEIIDDFSKIKI; encoded by the coding sequence ATGAATGAAGCAGAATTTTACGCATATCACATCGTTACAAAGAAAAAAATGAATATCGGACAAATCATTCATTTTGATAATAATCAAACTAACACTTTATATCACTTCTTTTTTGAAAGAGAACACTTAAATGCTACTGGCGAAGATTCTATTCAAATTTTAAAAAGCAATTATATAAATAACGAACTACATATAAATAATGAAAACGCTCAAGTAGTTATGAAATATACGGATCAAACAATTAGAGCCGTTAGGGAAACGATTGTCGAAATGGTTAGGCTTCAAGAATATCCTGAATACCCTTCAAGGTTATCTTGCTTATATGCTTCTAAAAGCTATGAAGATGCTTTGAAATGGAAAGCGTTATTTGATTCTTACAACCGAGATGTTTTACAGATTGTTAAGCTACTAGTGAGTGGAAATTCTTTTGAAAGCGACGGAAATCTTTTACCAAAAGAAGATGGTATTTCTTTCTCCAGAAAAATTGAACAGGCTAGAGACTATTGGAAAGGAAATAGCAAAAGCGAATTACCTGAACTACTGATTAATGGGAAAATTCAGGTGGTGGAAATTATCGATGATTTTTCCAAAATTAAAATTTAA
- a CDS encoding DMT family transporter, producing MKGIVFAVFAGVCITLQGTFNAKLSSHIGIWSTSIITHLIGFLIAITIFLLKKEEKVTDLKGVKKTYLVAGAFGGFIICAETIAIYSMGVTLTAGTLMVAQLLTATFIEIKGLFHIKKIQMERYHIVGTIVMIIGIVIFNM from the coding sequence TTGAAAGGCATTGTATTTGCTGTTTTTGCTGGTGTATGTATAACACTTCAAGGAACCTTTAATGCGAAACTTAGTTCACATATCGGCATATGGTCAACGAGTATTATAACGCATTTAATTGGGTTCCTTATTGCAATAACTATATTTTTGTTAAAGAAAGAAGAGAAAGTAACGGATTTAAAGGGTGTGAAAAAAACATATTTAGTAGCCGGTGCATTTGGTGGATTCATTATTTGTGCAGAAACTATAGCGATATATTCAATGGGGGTTACATTGACAGCTGGCACACTTATGGTTGCTCAATTGTTAACAGCAACTTTCATTGAAATAAAAGGACTGTTCCATATAAAAAAGATACAGATGGAGAGATATCATATTGTGGGAACAATAGTAATGATTATAGGGATTGTAATATTTAATATGTGA
- a CDS encoding Crp/Fnr family transcriptional regulator — protein sequence MENRSDLIIHYLKTNKIFEIFSEIDTAYFQINHFEKGKFICNIDDEMDRLYFVVKGKVKVYTITPEGKKLILRFINPLAVVGDLELIQKSKTHNVVEACSDVVAISISNTVIRNKLLHDPIFMNFLLENIANTLKISTRFTALNLLYPVEVRVASYLLSISTDSNGNMYKEDLDATSISSIADFIGVSYRHVIRVLQKLNKEKLIEKKNGVIVIKDFSRMKEVAKDNIYEQ from the coding sequence ATGGAGAATAGATCAGATTTAATTATTCATTATTTGAAAACTAATAAAATATTTGAGATTTTTTCAGAAATAGATACAGCTTATTTTCAAATAAATCATTTTGAAAAAGGCAAGTTTATTTGCAATATAGATGACGAAATGGATCGTTTATATTTTGTAGTGAAAGGTAAAGTAAAAGTTTATACGATTACACCAGAAGGAAAGAAACTAATTCTTCGCTTTATCAATCCATTGGCGGTTGTTGGTGATCTTGAATTGATACAAAAAAGCAAGACTCATAATGTCGTTGAAGCTTGTTCAGATGTTGTAGCTATCTCCATTTCTAATACGGTTATTAGAAACAAGTTATTACATGATCCTATATTTATGAACTTCTTGCTTGAAAACATTGCGAACACGTTAAAAATATCGACCCGTTTTACAGCTCTAAATTTACTTTATCCAGTAGAAGTGCGTGTAGCTAGTTATTTACTATCAATTTCAACAGATAGTAACGGAAATATGTATAAAGAGGATTTAGATGCAACTTCCATATCAAGTATTGCTGATTTTATAGGAGTAAGTTATAGGCACGTAATTCGGGTGTTACAAAAATTAAATAAAGAAAAATTAATTGAAAAGAAAAATGGAGTTATCGTAATTAAAGATTTTTCTAGAATGAAGGAAGTTGCTAAAGATAATATATATGAGCAATGA
- a CDS encoding DMT family transporter — MIGFSLAIFAGVLISLQSIFNTKVNECVGQWLTTACVLGIGLISSGLFYIITEKSISINFYTTNYLFYISGLFGIGLIICIMGAIKSLGPAYTVLISLITQLVVALCIDTFGLFGMESVPIQINKLVGIGVLIVGVGIFKNLFSNKKAIHINKDRV; from the coding sequence TTGATTGGATTTAGTTTAGCTATATTTGCTGGAGTATTAATTAGCTTACAATCTATTTTTAACACAAAGGTCAATGAATGTGTAGGACAGTGGTTAACAACTGCATGTGTTCTTGGAATAGGTCTCATAAGTTCTGGTCTATTTTATATCATAACAGAGAAAAGTATTAGCATTAATTTTTACACTACAAATTATTTGTTTTATATAAGCGGATTGTTTGGCATTGGATTAATTATTTGTATAATGGGTGCAATAAAGAGTTTAGGTCCAGCGTATACGGTGTTAATTAGTCTTATTACACAATTAGTTGTTGCATTATGTATTGATACATTCGGATTGTTTGGAATGGAGAGCGTTCCAATACAAATAAATAAATTAGTTGGAATAGGTGTATTAATTGTAGGGGTAGGAATTTTTAAAAATCTATTTTCGAATAAGAAAGCTATTCATATAAACAAGGATAGGGTCTAA